The following proteins come from a genomic window of Sphaerisporangium rubeum:
- a CDS encoding M28 family metallopeptidase, whose protein sequence is MRRTTRRWPVMAAATVALVLPLIGPASPAAADPDPAALAKAITAPGVKQHLRELQRIADANGGTRASGTPGFDASATYVAGKLRKAGYKVTVQPFEFPYFEELAEPVLERVSPSPRVFVPTPLSGTPIGEFDTMTQSGSGDVTAPLRAVDLTLPPSPTPGSSTSGCEAADFAGFPAGAIALMQRGTCDFVVKARNAAAAGAVGAIIFNEGQPGRTATLQGTLGEPVTIPVVGTSFAAGENLAAVAGSVVHLKTQTISQIRTTYNVIADSKWGDGNKIVQFGAHLDSVLAGPGINDNGSGSAGILEVALKVGALPTRNKLRFSFWGAEELNLLGSEHYVDTLSPAELGKIKVYLNFDMIASPNYALQIYDGDDSDAVGAGPGPEGSAEIEKLFEKYFDVLRQPHIGTDFTGRSDYGPFIAVGIPSGGLFTGAEVLKTPEQAALFGGTAGQPYDGCYHQSCDTINNISDKALALNTGAIATAAVVYAYSRDLPGPDTRPAPAALRTLHTSGADHHDPTR, encoded by the coding sequence ATGCGCCGTACGACGCGCCGGTGGCCTGTGATGGCCGCCGCGACGGTCGCCCTAGTCCTTCCCCTGATCGGACCGGCCTCGCCGGCCGCGGCGGACCCCGACCCCGCCGCGCTGGCGAAGGCGATCACCGCGCCGGGGGTGAAGCAGCACCTGCGCGAGCTCCAGCGCATCGCCGACGCCAACGGCGGCACACGCGCCTCCGGCACACCCGGCTTCGACGCCTCGGCCACCTACGTGGCCGGCAAGCTGCGCAAGGCCGGCTACAAGGTGACGGTGCAGCCGTTCGAGTTCCCCTACTTCGAGGAACTGGCCGAGCCGGTGCTGGAGCGGGTGTCCCCGAGCCCGCGGGTCTTCGTCCCCACGCCGCTGTCCGGCACGCCGATCGGCGAGTTCGACACGATGACGCAGTCCGGCTCCGGTGACGTCACGGCCCCGCTGCGCGCCGTCGACCTGACGCTGCCGCCGTCCCCCACACCGGGCTCCTCCACCTCCGGCTGCGAGGCGGCCGACTTCGCCGGGTTCCCGGCCGGCGCCATCGCGCTGATGCAGCGCGGCACGTGCGACTTCGTCGTCAAGGCGCGCAACGCCGCCGCGGCCGGCGCCGTCGGCGCGATCATCTTCAACGAGGGCCAGCCGGGCCGTACCGCCACGCTGCAGGGCACGCTCGGTGAACCCGTCACCATCCCCGTGGTCGGCACCAGCTTCGCCGCCGGTGAGAACCTCGCCGCAGTGGCGGGCTCGGTGGTCCACCTGAAGACCCAGACGATCAGCCAGATCCGCACGACGTACAACGTCATCGCCGACTCCAAGTGGGGTGACGGCAACAAGATCGTGCAGTTCGGCGCGCACCTGGACAGCGTGCTCGCCGGGCCCGGCATCAACGACAACGGCTCCGGCTCCGCGGGGATCCTCGAGGTCGCGCTGAAGGTCGGCGCGCTGCCGACCCGCAACAAGCTGCGGTTCTCCTTCTGGGGTGCCGAGGAGCTCAACCTGCTCGGCTCCGAGCACTACGTCGACACGCTGTCGCCGGCCGAGCTCGGCAAGATCAAGGTGTACCTCAACTTCGACATGATCGCCTCGCCGAACTACGCGTTGCAGATCTACGACGGCGACGACTCCGACGCCGTCGGCGCCGGCCCCGGTCCCGAGGGTTCCGCCGAGATCGAGAAGCTCTTCGAGAAGTACTTCGACGTCCTGCGCCAGCCCCACATCGGCACCGACTTCACCGGCCGCTCCGACTACGGCCCGTTCATCGCCGTCGGCATCCCCTCAGGTGGCCTGTTCACCGGCGCCGAGGTGCTCAAGACCCCCGAGCAGGCGGCCCTGTTCGGCGGCACCGCCGGCCAGCCGTACGACGGCTGCTACCACCAGTCCTGCGACACCATCAACAACATCAGTGACAAGGCCCTGGCCCTGAACACCGGCGCCATCGCCACCGCCGCCGTGGTCTACGCCTACAGCCGTGACCTCCCCGGCCCCGACACCCGTCCCGCCCCCGCCGCGCTGCGCACCCTGCACACCTCCGGCGCCGACCACCACGACCCGACCCGCTGA
- a CDS encoding RNA polymerase sigma factor, whose translation MTADGVTPPLAAATARAVAAASVEACPRIVATLIRVTGDWTLAEDCAQEALAVALRRWPREGIPANPGGWLMTVARNRAVDTLRRASVERRKLADLAALTDAGPAPQEGEVVDDRLRLVFTCCHPALAMEARVALTLRTICGVPTADIARAFLVTESTMTRRLTRAKTKIATAGIPYRVPSGPALTERLPGVLAVLYLLFTHGYNGAPAFADEAIRMARLLRRLMPGESEVAALLALFLFQHSRRDTRRDAAGDLVPLDKQDRARFDHAAVTEAVAVLAETRDDGPYALQARIAACHATAPSAGATDWQAIARWYDLLAATCPTPVVELNRAVAHGYAHGPDAGLTVLATARAGGALDAYPLALAVEADLTARRGDHTHATTLFHQAAAATHSDAERRALLARAADPLASPPGPRPSWPGPSGRTAETRGDYR comes from the coding sequence TTGACGGCCGACGGGGTGACCCCTCCGCTCGCCGCCGCGACGGCCCGCGCCGTCGCGGCGGCGAGCGTGGAGGCCTGCCCCCGCATCGTCGCCACGCTGATCCGCGTCACCGGCGACTGGACGCTGGCCGAGGACTGCGCGCAGGAGGCACTGGCGGTCGCGCTGCGCCGCTGGCCGCGGGAAGGAATACCGGCCAACCCCGGTGGCTGGCTGATGACGGTGGCCCGCAACCGCGCCGTCGACACACTGCGCCGTGCCTCGGTCGAACGCCGCAAACTCGCCGACCTGGCGGCCCTCACCGACGCCGGTCCGGCACCGCAGGAGGGAGAGGTCGTGGACGACCGGCTGCGGCTCGTCTTCACCTGCTGTCACCCCGCGCTCGCCATGGAGGCACGGGTCGCGCTGACGCTGCGCACCATCTGCGGTGTGCCGACCGCCGACATCGCGCGCGCGTTCCTCGTCACCGAGTCCACCATGACCCGCCGCCTGACCCGCGCCAAGACGAAGATCGCCACCGCCGGCATCCCGTACCGCGTGCCGTCCGGCCCGGCGCTCACCGAACGCCTCCCCGGCGTGCTCGCCGTGCTGTACCTGCTGTTCACCCACGGCTACAACGGCGCGCCGGCGTTCGCCGACGAGGCCATCCGCATGGCCCGCCTCCTGAGGCGCCTCATGCCAGGCGAGAGCGAGGTGGCGGCCCTGCTGGCGCTGTTCCTGTTCCAGCACTCCAGGCGCGACACCCGCCGTGACGCCGCCGGCGACCTCGTCCCCCTGGACAAACAGGACCGGGCCCGCTTCGACCACGCCGCCGTCACCGAAGCCGTCGCCGTCCTCGCCGAGACCAGGGACGACGGCCCGTACGCGCTGCAGGCCCGCATCGCCGCCTGTCACGCCACCGCGCCGTCCGCCGGGGCCACCGACTGGCAGGCGATAGCCCGCTGGTACGACCTGCTCGCCGCGACCTGCCCCACCCCGGTGGTCGAACTGAACCGCGCCGTGGCCCACGGCTACGCGCACGGCCCCGACGCCGGCCTCACCGTACTGGCGACGGCCCGCGCCGGCGGCGCACTCGACGCCTACCCCCTGGCCCTCGCCGTGGAAGCCGACCTGACCGCACGCCGCGGCGACCACACCCACGCCACCACCCTCTTCCACCAGGCCGCCGCCGCCACCCACTCCGACGCGGAACGCCGCGCACTCCTGGCCCGCGCCGCCGACCCGCTCGCCTCACCGCCTGGACCGCGGCCTTCCTGGCCGGGGCCCTCAGGCCGAACCGCGGAGACCCGAGGTGATTATCGTTGA
- a CDS encoding YciI family protein, with product MKYMMFVCSDTEPDTDTAQLPDIEAWVTRNDEAGRRLDGSVLAPTTASTTVRVRDGRLLVSDGPFTESKEVILGFDLLECADLDEAIEVARSHPMARMGRIELRPLAELDD from the coding sequence ATGAAATACATGATGTTCGTGTGCAGCGACACCGAGCCCGACACCGACACGGCGCAGCTGCCTGATATCGAGGCGTGGGTCACGCGCAACGACGAGGCGGGCCGCCGCCTGGACGGCAGCGTCCTCGCGCCGACGACCGCGTCCACGACGGTCCGGGTCCGCGACGGCCGGCTGCTGGTCTCGGACGGCCCGTTCACCGAGAGCAAGGAAGTGATCCTCGGGTTCGACCTGCTGGAGTGCGCCGACCTGGACGAGGCGATCGAGGTGGCCCGCAGCCACCCGATGGCGCGCATGGGACGTATAGAACTGCGTCCCCTCGCCGAGCTCGACGACTGA
- a CDS encoding class I SAM-dependent methyltransferase — translation MGDRLRTTPAGDFDYERHGQGYAVQRRTDPRIAALVQQALGDATTVLNVGAGAGSYEPEDRYVVAVEPSPAMRAQRPPTRVPAVDATAERLPFDKGTFDAAMATITVHQWSDTEQGLRELRRVSRGPVVILTFDGDALDLFWLAEYAPELIAVESRRYPKIDHIASLIGRTTEVTTVPIPLDCVDGFTEAYYGRPERLLDPAVRRSQSAWGFVDPTEHDQSVTRLHDDLANGTWDTNHGHLRTQPEFLGSLRLLVGHP, via the coding sequence GTGGGGGACAGGTTGCGCACGACACCAGCAGGCGACTTCGACTACGAACGCCACGGCCAGGGCTACGCCGTCCAGCGGCGCACCGACCCCCGCATCGCCGCCTTGGTACAGCAGGCCCTGGGCGACGCCACGACCGTGCTCAACGTAGGAGCCGGCGCCGGTTCCTACGAACCCGAGGACCGTTACGTCGTCGCGGTCGAACCGTCCCCCGCGATGCGCGCGCAACGACCCCCCACCCGTGTCCCCGCCGTGGACGCCACCGCGGAGAGACTCCCCTTCGACAAGGGCACCTTCGACGCCGCCATGGCCACCATCACCGTCCACCAGTGGTCCGACACCGAACAGGGCCTACGGGAACTCCGCAGAGTCTCCCGAGGCCCCGTCGTCATCCTCACCTTCGACGGCGACGCACTCGACCTGTTCTGGCTGGCCGAGTACGCCCCCGAACTGATCGCCGTGGAGAGCCGCCGCTACCCTAAGATCGACCACATCGCATCCCTGATCGGCCGAACCACCGAGGTCACGACAGTCCCCATCCCCCTGGACTGCGTAGACGGCTTCACCGAGGCCTACTACGGCCGCCCCGAACGCCTCCTCGACCCCGCCGTCCGCCGCTCCCAGTCCGCCTGGGGCTTCGTCGACCCCACCGAACACGACCAGTCCGTCACCCGCCTGCACGACGACCTCGCCAACGGAACCTGGGACACCAACCACGGCCACCTCCGCACCCAGCCCGAATTTCTCGGCTCCCTCCGCCTCCTCGTCGGCCACCCCTGA